Proteins encoded together in one Coffea arabica cultivar ET-39 chromosome 2c, Coffea Arabica ET-39 HiFi, whole genome shotgun sequence window:
- the LOC140035598 gene encoding uncharacterized protein codes for MRIGFQLALVAVSREVASVHQFFSNLVFIINIVIASNKRNDELKEAQTIEVATKIANDELETGRELNQIGTLKRAGDTRWGSHLDSISSLLKMFNATCVFLSNIAADGALQHKSQDILNEMHLVSSTTKLLKNFRDLGWDDFLMKVKLFCEQHQIDISCMNAQYIARRGRSRSHHDEISVEYYYRVDRFLATIDYQLQELHSRFNDHTVELLILSTALDPRNAIQD; via the exons ATGAGAATTGG GTTTCAACTTGCTTTAGTTGCAGTTTCTAGAGAAGTAGCTTCTGTTCACCAATTCTTCTCCAATTTAGTTTTCATTATCAACATTGTTATTGCATCTAACAAACGTAATGATGAATTAAAGGAGGCTCAAACAATTGAAGTTGCTACTAAGATTGCTAATGATGAACTTGAAACTGGAAGGGAGCTTAATCAAATTGGCACTTTAAAACGAGCTGGAGATACTCGTTGGGGTTCTCATTTGGATTCTATTTCTAGTTTACTGAAAATGTTCAATGCTACTTGTGTGTTTTTAAGTAACATTGCAGCAGATGGAG CATTACAACATAAATCTCAAGATATTTTGAATGAAATGCATCTTGTCTCAAGCACAACAAAGCTACTGAAGAATTTTCGAGATTTGGGATGGGATGATTTCTTGATGAAAGTTAAATTATTTTGTGAGCAACATCAAATTGATATCTCATGTATGAATGCTCAATATATTGCAAGACGTGGTAGATCTCGAAGTCATCATGATGAGATTAGTGTGGAGTATTATTATCGAGTGGATAGATTTCTTGCCACAATTGATTATCAATTGCAAGAGTTACATAGCAGGTTTAATGATCATACCGTGGAATTGCTTATTTTGAGTACTGCTTTAGATCCTAGAAATGCTATTCAAGATTGA